The Setaria italica strain Yugu1 chromosome IX, Setaria_italica_v2.0, whole genome shotgun sequence genome has a window encoding:
- the LOC101786312 gene encoding tubulin beta-3 chain has protein sequence MREILHIQGGQCGNQIGAKFWEVICGEHGVDATGRYSGASAQQLERINVYYNEAGGGRYVPRAVLMDLEPGTMESIRAGPFGSIFRPDNFVYGQSGAGNNWAKGHYTEGAELIDSVLDVVRKEAENCDCLQGFQVCHSLGGGTGSGMGTLLISKIREEYPDRMMLTFSVFPSPKVSDTVVEPYNATLSVHQLVENADECMVLDNEALYDICFRTLKLTNPSFGDLNHLISATMSGVTCCLRFPGQLNSDLRKLAVNLIPFPRLHFFMVGFAPLTSRGSQQYRALTVPELTQQMWDAKNMMCAADPRHGRYLTASAMFRGKMSTKEVDEQMINVQNKNSSYFVEWIPNNVKSSVCDIPPVGLSMASTFVGNSTSIQEMFRRVSEQFTAMFRRKAFLHWYTSEGMDEMEFTEAESNMNDLVAEYQQYQDATAEEEYDEEEQDGDEEHV, from the exons ATGAGGGAGATCCTGCACATCCAGGGCGGGCAGTGCGGCAACCAGATCGGCGCCAAGTTCTGGGAGGTGATCTGCGGGGAGCACGGCGTCGACGCCACGGGCCGATACTCGGGGGCCTCCGCGCAGCAGCTCGAGCGGATCAACGTCTACTACAACGAGGCGGGGGGCGGGCGCTACGTGCCCCGCGCCGTGCTCATGGACCTGGAGCCCGGCACCATGGAGTCCATCCGCGCGGGCCCCTTCGGCAGCATCTTCCGCCCCGACAACTTCGTCTACGGCCAGTCCGGCGCCGGCAACAACTGGGCCAAGGGACACTACACCGAGGGCGCCGAGCTCATCGACTCCGTCCTCGACGTCGTGCGCAAGGAGGCCGAGAACTGCGACTGCCTCCAAG GGTTCCAAGTATGCCACTCCCTGGGTGGCGGCACGGGTTCTGGCATGGGCACGCTACTCATCTCCAAGATCCGTGAGGAGTACCCGGACCGCATGATGCTCACCTTCTCCGTGTTCCCGTCGCCCAAGGTGTCTGACACCGTGGTGGAGCCCTACAACGCGACGCTGTCTGTGCACCAGCTCGTGGAGAACGCCGACGAGTGCATGGTCCTTGACAACGAAGCGCTTTACGACATCTGCTTCCGCACCCTCAAGCTCACCAACCCTTCGT TCGGTGACCTGAACCACCTGATCTCGGCGACGATGAGTGGCGTGACCTGCTGCCTGCGGTTCCCGGGCCAGCTGAACTCGGACCTCCGGAAGCTCGCCGTGAACCTGATCCCGTTCCCGCGGCTGCACTTCTTCATGGTGGGGTTCGCCCCCTTGACGTCGCGCGGGTCGCAGCAGTACCGTGCGCTGACGGTGCCGGAGCTGACCCAGCAGATGTGGGACGCCAAGAACATGATGTGCGCGGCGGACCCGCGGCACGGGCGTTACCTGACGGCGTCGGCCATGTTCCGTGGCAAGATGAGCACCAAGGAGGTGGACGAGCAGATGATCAACGTGCAGAACAAGAACTCGTCCTACTTCGTGGAGTGGATCCCGAACAACGTCAAGTCGAGCGTGTGCGACATCCCGCCCGTGGGCCTGTCCATGGCGTCCACCTTCGTgggcaactccacctccatccaGGAGATGTTCCGGCGCGTGAGCGAGCAGTTCACGGCCATGTTCCGGCGCAAGGCCTTCCTGCACTGGTACACCAGCGAGGGCATGGACGAGATGGAGTTCACCGAGGCCGAGAGCAACATGAACGACCTCGTCGCCGAGTACCAGCAGTACCAGGACGCCACCGCCGAGGAGGAatacgacgaggaggagcaggacggcgacgaggagcacGTCTGA
- the LOC101786702 gene encoding uncharacterized protein LOC101786702, with product MAAEAVGFMARGANGGRPAELVTRDFLGGCAAADDARDATAARHDAVPGKLSLPKHACPSTPRDLNLFPVAAAATKPCAVTTAPAPAPAPSSAACGGATTTYHSVCTIEKVKTALERFERGRHQHQHPQQQQHSGAGASPSSSSVTTSSVKRRGGGGDSSGGAVEQGDGCDSPSGGGGGGMVAAACPRCFLYVLISRSDPRCPRCESHVPAPAAPAASKKPRIDLNVGFLGT from the exons atggcggccgagGCGGTGGGGTTCATGGCGCGGGGAGCcaacggcggccggccggcggagcTCGTCACCAGGGACTTCCTCGGCGGGTGCGCCGCCGCGGACGACGCCAGGGACGCCACCGCCGCGAGGCATGATGCAGTG CCCGGGAAGCTGTCCCTGCCGAAGCACGCGTGCCCGTCCACACCGAGGGACCTGAACCTGTTcccggtggccgcggcggccacgaaGCCCTGCGCCgtgacgacggcgccggcgcccgccccggccccctcctccgccgcctgcggcggcgccaccacgaCGTACCACAGCGTGTGCACGATCGAGAAGGTGAAGACGGCCCTGGAGCGGTTCGAGCGCGGgaggcaccagcaccagcatccacagcagcagcagcacagcggcgccggcgcgtcccCGTCGTCATCGTCGGTGACGACGTCCTCCGTGaagcgccggggcggcggcggcgatagcagcggcggcgccgtggagcAGGGCGACGGCTGCGACTCcccgtccggcggcggcggcggcgggatggtggcggcggcgtgcccCAGGTGCTTCCTGTACGTGCTCATCTCCCGGAGCGACCCGCGGTGCCCCCGGTGCGAGTCCCACgtgccagcgccggcggcgcccgccgcgAGCAAGAAGCCGCGGATCGACCTCAACGTCGGCTTCCTCGGCACCTAG
- the LOC101752559 gene encoding auxin-responsive protein SAUR71 — protein sequence MVWKRMSGGGESPARGAGAGADEEEKVPRGHVPMVAGGEGEGERVLVPVRLLSDPSVAELLDMAAQRYGYGQPGVLRVPCDAGHFRRVLDGAMHR from the coding sequence ATGGTGTGGAAGAggatgagcggcggcggcgagtcgcCCGCCCGgggtgccggtgccggcgccgacgaggaggagaaggtCCCCAGGGGGCACGTCCCcatggtcgccggcggcgagggggaaGGCGAGCGCGTGCTGGTGCCGGTGAGGCTGCTCAGCGACCCTTCGGTCgcggagctgctggacatggcGGCGCAGCGGTACGGCTACGGCCAGCCGGGCGTGCTGCGGGTGCCCTGCGACGCGGGGCACTTCCGCCGGGTCCTCGACGGCGCCATGCACAGATAG